The genomic region TCCTCTGCCCCTCTCGCTATATAAACCCAAAGCGGCCGTTATCCTCTCCGCTCTCAATCCTCCACAGACCTAAAGATTGAGCCTCCCTCTCTCGTTATCCTCTGTCTTCCTCCTCTTCGAGGAGTTTCAGCAAACACCGTGCGTGCAAGGAGAAGGAACAAGGAAGAAGCAGAGCGAAGAGAGTTCACGGTTCTGCAGAAATTGCAGAGATGACTTCTATTGTTGGAGTTTCGTCTGTATATGCCCAGACTCCGTGCAGCGAGCTGTACAGAAGAGCGGCGGCGCCGGCTGCGGCAACGACGAGCAGTGCTACTCTTTCGTTGGCGTTTCCCGAGAGGCCTCACTTCAACAGTGTTTTGAGAGGCAAGAGTGGGTTGGTCAGGCAGGGCTCCGGTGTCGTTTGTTCGGCCATTGCCACTCCGAACTCGGTGCTCAGTGAAGAGGCGTTTAAGGGACTCGGTGGCTTTTCGAAGGACTCGCTTGACTCCGACTCGGAGTACGAGTCGGAAACTGAGCCGGGTTCCGCTGGTAGTGACGACGATGAGCTCGCTCTTTCCAAGCTGGGGTTGCCTCAGCGGCTTGTTGATAGCCTTGAGGGACGTGGCATTTCGAGCCTTTTTCCAATTCAGGTACTTCATTTCTCTCTCTGGTTTTGCTTATCTTATCTATTTCCTTTGAATTTTAGTGTTATTTTTATCATGAAATTACtgtaatttagtttttgttggAACCCTTTTGAGCATTATCCTTGAAATCGTGTGTGGTGTGACAAAAATGTAAGCTTCTTGTAACAGTCTGAAAGGTGCCCTTATAGCATAAACCCTGAACCCTATATATATGGATATGTAGCCGTATGAAGTGGTTTACTGATAGCTTTCTTTGTTGAAAATGTTTAGAGAGCTGTGCTAGTACCTGCACTGGAAGGTCGAGATATCATTGCTCGTGCGAAGACAGGGACTGGAAAGACATTAGCCTTTGGAATCCCAATACTCAAGCGTCTCACAGAGGATGATGAACAGAGAGGCTCTCATAGGTACCATTTGTGATGAAGTTTATTCTTCACATTATAACCAAAGACATGTTCTTTTGAAAATGATGTGATGAATTTCTGTTTTTATAGGCGGACTGGTTATCTTCCTAGAGTTTTGGTGCTTGCACCTACACGGGAGTTGGCAAAGCAAGTTGAAAAGGAGATGAAAGAATCTGCACCTTACCTAAACACTGTTTGTGTCTATGGGGGAGTTTCCTACATAACACAACAAAGTGCTCTCTCCCGTGGAGTTGATGTAGTTGTTGGAACTCCTGGTCGGATTATTGACCTGATAAACGGGAACAGTCTCAAATTGGGCGAAGTTCAATATTTGGTACTTGATGAAGCTGATTCGATGCTTGCTGTTGGATTTGAGGAGGATGTGGAAGTGATTCTACAAAAGCTTCCAGCTCAGAGGCAGAGCATGCTTTTTTCTGCAACCATGCCTGGTTGGGTGAAAAAACTATCACGGAAATATTTGGACAATCCATTGACAATTGATTTGGTAAATGccatttttcctttctttctttcctttgttAAGTTTAAAACTTTCATTATTCGTGTAATCTGTGTCATTAGAACATTGCATGGAGTGACGCCTAAAATATGTTTACTGGATTTAAACGCTTAAAGCTAATGGAAGTTGTAGTTGTTTAAAGCTATGTGGTAGACACCAAAGTTGTAATATaggaaaaaaactaattaataaattttgcaTCTCTTATGTTTGTAGAGTGGAAAGTGAGCCTTAAATAATTCCttttccacttttttttttcccaaaggTTGGCGACCAAGACGAGAAGCTTGCAGAAGGGATCAAACTTTATGCTTTATCAACCACTTCAGCTTCAAAGAAGACCATTCTTAGTGATCTTATAACGGTAAGAGTTGGAACTCATTACTGACTCTTTTTTTGGCTCAAACGTATAATATGATCTTTAATGTTGTTGTGGTGTTTTCCTTCGAAAGTCATTTAGTTTATGATGAAGATGGTGACGTTGATTATAATATGAACCTGCATAGCACTGAATAATGTCATATCTTCAGGTGTATGCAAAGGGTGGGAAGACCATTGTATTTACACAAACGAAACGAGAGGCTGATGCAGTCTCAATGTCATTAACAAGTAGCATAGCTTCTGAGGCATTGCATGGAGATATATCACAGAATCAAAGAGAGAGAACATTAAATGGTTTTCGGCAAGGGAAATTCACTGTGCTTGTTGCCACTGATGTTGCATCCCGTGGACTTGATATTCCCAATGTCGATTTGGTAAGCTTAGGAGTTTCTTATGATTTCTAATCAAACTTTTAGTATTGTTGTATGGATGCTTGTACATGTGTGTATGTAACCATTACCACTCTGTTCTCTAAACATATCATTTGCCAACACCTTGCTAAGCCTGTGGCTGcaatattaattttttcttcttcttccaggTTATCCACTACGAGCTTCCCAATGATTCAGAGACATTTGTGCATCGCTCTGGGCGTACTGGACGTGCAGGGAAACAAGGTACTGCCGTTCTGATGTTTACGAACAACCAGAGGAGAACAATTAAAACTCTTGAGCGTGATGTGGGGTGCAAGTTTGAGTTTGCTAGTCCACCAACTATGGAGGAGGTTTTGGAGTCATCTGCTCAGCACGTGGTTGCTACTCTTAGTGGAGTGCACCCTGAATCCGTACAGTTTTTCACACCAACGGCACAGAGATTGATTGATGAACAGGGAACAAGTGCTCTTGCTGCTGCACTTGCACAGCTCAGTGGATTTTCTCGTCCTCCATCATCCAAGTCCCTTATCACTCATGAGGCGGTAATAATTGAAGTCATTAAACGCTTAATTTTCCGTCTAGTAGTTTATTTTCTTGAAGTTCGGTGGAGCAGGACGATGTTTTCAAATATTCACGTATTCTGCAGCCCATTTGTGGTGTTGCTATATTAATTGCACTGTTAAATTATATGCAGGGATGGACGACATTGCAACTTATCCGAGATCCATCTTTTGCCAGAGGGTTCCTGTCTGCTAGATCTGTCACTGGGTTTCTTTCAGATGTTTATTCTACAGCTGCTGATGAAGTTggaaaaatacatataattgCAGATGAACGGGTTTGTATCTACAACATCTCAGGTGTATTTTGATTATTGCTTCAATTCATTTCgcttaaaacaaattttgatgTTGATGATATCAGATTCAAGGAGCAGTTTTTGATCTTCCAGAGGAGATTGCCAAAGAGTTGCTGACCAGGCAAATACCTCCTGGAAATACTATTTCCAAGATATCCAAGGTTTACTTTTGCTTTTGGTCACTTCGTCATAAGAGAAGCTTTTGCTTGGAAAGCTGCTGACATTTGTATTGTATGCATGTACTATTTTGTGTTGGCAGTTGCCAGCCCTGCAAGATGATGGGCCGGTGAGTGACAACTATGGCAGGTTTTCAGGCAGAGATCGCCGCGGAGGAGGCCGCGGAGGAGGCCGGGGTGGAGGTTTTAGGGATCGTCAAGGATCATCAGGTGGTTTTAGAAGCTCCAGGGGTTGGGGTAGTGATGGTGGTGCCGACGATTCATTTAGGAGTAGTGGCCGAAGTTATGGATCTAGCAACAGCAGACCTCGGAGTCCAAGAAGCATCGATGACGATTGGCTTATTGGAGGCCAACGATCAAGCAGGTCACCATCCCGAGACAGGTATATCATCTTTTTAGTTTCTCATCTTTTCTCGTGTCAGAAATAGCACAATAATAATTCGCAACACATCAGTTTAACATTGAAATGATATCTGAATTTGCAGTTCCAGAAGCTTTGGAGGTTCCTGCTTCAATTGTGGGCGCTCCGGTCACAGGGCATCAGATTGCCCTACCAAACAAGGATTCTAGATGTGCATCCTTAAACATCAGTTTTCCGGCACCATTGGTGGGTTCCGTGCATGTTTAACCGTCAGTTTTCAGCACCATTGGTGGGTTAGAGGCTGCTGCCACCGCGGGCAGGCATTGCTGTCTACTGTTTTGCGTTTGTGGGCAAGGTCAATGAGATTGGGAGATGTTTCTTCTGAGTGTTACAAGAACCAGATTGAACCACATACTTAAGAGTTATAGGAATTATGTTTGGACTGCTTTCTCCCACTCTCCCGCTCTCACATACATATTTTGTTTTGACATTATAATCATTAAATGTAATTGTGCTCTCAAACCCCCTTGTGTTACTGATTTaattagaatatcgctcgaaTTAAACTGGGATTTCATTTCAAATGctaaacatttcaattttcaacgaAGATGAAACGGAGAACAAATGAAATGAGCAAAATCTATCTACTTACCAAATAGAATGTTGATGACGGTTCTAACTACAGGTCCTCTCTTGCTCTTAAGAACCTCCCTCACTGCCTTCTCGTCCGGCATGAACCCCTTCCCTTTCATCTCCTCCAGCAACTCCCTCCCCTCCTCCACCTTCTCCTGCCTCGCAAACCCCTCAAACACCGCTGTGTAAGTACTGGCATTAGGCCGCATTCCCTTGCCCACCATATCCAGCAAGTACTTCTTGGCATCCCCAAGAAAATTGCCACTGAGGTCGGCCGCCAGCGCCTTGATCATCACACTGTAAGTGTAGGCGTTCGGGGCCACCCCAGAGGCCAACATCCGCATATATACCTTGAGAGCCTCCTTCGTCTTTCCGGCATTGGCATAGGCTTCAATGACGGCGGTGTGCGAAACTACGTCGGGCATTTGACCCTTGTCCTTGATCTGAGCAAAGAGCTCCAACGCCTCGTGGGTCAATCCGCCTTTGGACAATGCGTCGAACATCTTGACTGCATTGTTGGTGAGGCCATCGCTCCGCATTTTGTGGAAGACTTCTTGTAAGTCCTTCGGATCTTCCGGGTCCTCGACGGCGGGTTTCTTGCTGAAAGGGTCGTAAGGCGGAGGGAGTTTCGACTTGTCAACCTCATTGGCGGCGGCGGGCAGATTCGTTTTGTCATCGCCTTCGTCGTCAGAAGGGCGGGAGAAGTTAACCTTGGTGTTGATTTTGGTGCTGGGTTCACCGCCGCGGCTATGGCGACGGTGGCTTTCTGTGGTAGAATCGCAGCAGGAGCAGCTGCGGCTTCGTCCTCTAAGGGTATTATGGGAACGAAAAGGAGtcggtggaaatggaagaagcGAACTCCTGTGACGGTTTTCTGAGATGGTTCTGGTGGAGTGGTTGGCGGCGGCTATGGCGATGAGGCGGGAGGAGACGGCGGAGGAGAAAGGATTAGACTTGGTGGAGGTAGAGGCAAGAAGCTGAAGGGCGCGAGATAGCAATGTGCCCGCCATTGTTTTTCTCTGTTCGTTTGAATCGGTATGCGTCTTTGAGCCGTCGGATTTTTAGTTTGTGATTTCTGCTTCCAATTTGTTCCAGAACGTTCCAATTTGGTACTAACTATTCTAAGTGATCCTAGCATCGGAGAATAGATTatttccggatctcttccaccaagatTACTAGATCAAGTGATCtggatttttgaaatttcatcatacggtaaaaaattattatagcttttaaaagGTCAAAACAGGTGGgtcgttggatgaaatttcaaaggtctGGATCACTTGATCGGATGACCTTCTCCTAGCATTTATCATGTGATCAAAACACGTGTCCTTGCATGACTGCGGTTTGCGCTGGGATGGAGTCATCTGCAACAATTCAAGGGTGTCTGCGCTGTGAGTAGCGTGAGTACCGTTGATCTGTCGTTGACATTTGATAGATCCTCGTTCTTAAGGGAAACTTCTTGGAACATATTTATGCTTATATGTGCAGGGCATTATCAAGCATTGGCATGAAGGGGTAACTTATTGGCGACATTGGGTGACTCACTGAATCAAGATCCTTGGAATTTGGACATGGTGCAACAAACTGTCCATTTTTCTGATATCGTTTTATCCTTAATTATCACGGCATTACGAATGAATGATTTATGCACACCCTTATTCATTTAAGATCTTTGGATCGAATATATTCAACAATAATTAAGTGACAAACATAAATAAGATTGGCTGTGCGAAAATTTATTGAACTCTCTCTACTTTGTCATGGCAACAGGATAATAGAATCTGGATCACTACAAGGGCCTCTGCCAAAGAAGCTTTTCGGCCATCCAGAATTACAACGAAAGTTTTAGGGAGAACACTCGAAGAAAAACATACGTCAAAGTTTAACCGTGGTTAAAGGGCCGTTTGAAAACCATTTCTTACGAAACTAATCATTCATGTTCTCATACCTCTTGACAGGAAACTGAAAAACAACTCGTTTAACGAGACGTTGAACATGGGAGATAGCATTAGCAAACAACTGCAGCTTCTTGATCTGCAGAACAATCAGATTTCCAAACTAATTCTGGGTTATGAATACAAAAATGAACAAGTGTGAGAGTTCATGGTTCTTGATCTCTTTTGATTTCTATGATATTGTGTATGTGTTTTCCGTCACAATCCCTCTTGGTTGGCACTTTTACACGTAGAAGACTTTTCGGCAATCCGGTATGCAGTGGTTTGGGTGCCTGTTACTTTCTGTTAGTCTCCCCATCAAGCTACGAAATCTTAAATGATCAAAACAAGATCTTTCAGCCAAGTTTGACCAGAACAATGCACCACTATTTACATTCAAttagcttatatatatatatatatatattgtagttTAAATTAGACAAAACATCGCTTGAATAAAAATATTAGAGTTTTTGACCAATTTTTGGAGGATGGTACGAAATTGAGGATCCTCTTTAGATTTCACTGTGCAGAGCTCATGATCAAGAAATCCGAACTACTCAACTTGAATCTGACGGTATTGTCTCATTTTACTGATCCACCTCACATAAACTAAGAGCCCGAATCTCTCTTTCTGTCTCTTGAACAATCTGAATTTCTTGATTCTTAAGCTCCGGACAGTAAAGTCCAAAGAGGATTTAAATTCGAAACTAAGGAGGAGGAAATGGTAACTTCCAAATCTTCTCATGATTGGATTTTATTTGAGTTCCAAGTCAACATTGTGAAATGGGGAATATATACTCAAGTCTTTTCTCTCCTTATCTTCTATGTGTTCTTTACATACGTACGatctaattttatttgatgaatCTTCCGTAGAACCAGATGGAATTTTTGGACTCGTGCTTTAAAAAGTTCCATTCCACATGAAATCCCTCTGCCCAACTAGTGCTAACTTTTGAAATAGTCAAAAggttctttttggtttttgtccCTTCTCCTCATAGGCAACTGTAATGGAGCCTTGACAATGGTTAGACTTAGACCTGAGATATTTGGACTTCGGGAATGATTTTtccacttttgttttttttaaatgataaacACACATCATTTTTAACGTCTTACATATTTccttttcatttataagtgagaagtcttaggttcgttCAATTCTCgttaaagataaatttgaatcatattatatGGCAAAATGTCTTAGGCtcgttcgattctcgtcaaagacgaatttgaaccatattatatGGCtaaaggtcttaagttcgattcttgtcaaaggcgaatttaaatcacattatatgactagcccattgtgaggcttagtccaCTCCTtcaccccttagtgtaaatatcatttgttaaaaaaaaaaaaggtgtgtaAGATACCAAAACgtgtgtgaaaatcacctcTGTGTTTCCTCTACACACTCATGTGTATTTCtgatttttcaataaaataaatttaaaaaaaatcacggaattgaaattaattaagagtttatataaagaagaaaaaccGTGTGtggaaaaatatttttgtagtgGTTTTGATCATTTGACGAACCCCTAACAAACACTAGTGTGGTACCGCTTATTCCATGCGCAAATGTACTATTCAATGTCA from Pyrus communis chromosome 9, drPyrComm1.1, whole genome shotgun sequence harbors:
- the LOC137744777 gene encoding DEAD-box ATP-dependent RNA helicase 3, chloroplastic-like → MTSIVGVSSVYAQTPCSELYRRAAAPAAATTSSATLSLAFPERPHFNSVLRGKSGLVRQGSGVVCSAIATPNSVLSEEAFKGLGGFSKDSLDSDSEYESETEPGSAGSDDDELALSKLGLPQRLVDSLEGRGISSLFPIQRAVLVPALEGRDIIARAKTGTGKTLAFGIPILKRLTEDDEQRGSHRRTGYLPRVLVLAPTRELAKQVEKEMKESAPYLNTVCVYGGVSYITQQSALSRGVDVVVGTPGRIIDLINGNSLKLGEVQYLVLDEADSMLAVGFEEDVEVILQKLPAQRQSMLFSATMPGWVKKLSRKYLDNPLTIDLVGDQDEKLAEGIKLYALSTTSASKKTILSDLITVYAKGGKTIVFTQTKREADAVSMSLTSSIASEALHGDISQNQRERTLNGFRQGKFTVLVATDVASRGLDIPNVDLVIHYELPNDSETFVHRSGRTGRAGKQGTAVLMFTNNQRRTIKTLERDVGCKFEFASPPTMEEVLESSAQHVVATLSGVHPESVQFFTPTAQRLIDEQGTSALAAALAQLSGFSRPPSSKSLITHEAGWTTLQLIRDPSFARGFLSARSVTGFLSDVYSTAADEVGKIHIIADERIQGAVFDLPEEIAKELLTRQIPPGNTISKISKLPALQDDGPVSDNYGRFSGRDRRGGGRGGGRGGGFRDRQGSSGGFRSSRGWGSDGGADDSFRSSGRSYGSSNSRPRSPRSIDDDWLIGGQRSSRSPSRDSSRSFGGSCFNCGRSGHRASDCPTKQGF
- the LOC137744778 gene encoding pentatricopeptide repeat-containing protein At4g38150-like; the encoded protein is MAGTLLSRALQLLASTSTKSNPFSSAVSSRLIAIAAANHSTRTISENRHRSSLLPFPPTPFRSHNTLRGRSRSCSCCDSTTESHRRHSRGGEPSTKINTKVNFSRPSDDEGDDKTNLPAAANEVDKSKLPPPYDPFSKKPAVEDPEDPKDLQEVFHKMRSDGLTNNAVKMFDALSKGGLTHEALELFAQIKDKGQMPDVVSHTAVIEAYANAGKTKEALKVYMRMLASGVAPNAYTYSVMIKALAADLSGNFLGDAKKYLLDMVGKGMRPNASTYTAVFEGFARQEKVEEGRELLEEMKGKGFMPDEKAVREVLKSKRGPVVRTVINILFGK